In the genome of Paenibacillus pabuli, the window CTCGCCAGTCCGTTTGTTTACCTTGCAGACTTGGTTAACCAGGTGGATCAGGGTAAAATAGATCTGCCTGTAATGAAGCCGCATTGGAACAGGGAAGCTGACTTGTTAACACGTACCGTGCTGAGCGCATTGGCGAATTTTCGGAAGCAGAGGGACCAGCTTACTTATGATGCCAGAACGGACGTATTAACCGGTATGACCAATCGCAGAACTTTTGAAGAAGTTATTCAGCACTGGATTGATGAAGAAGTACCTTTCTCCATTGTGGTCCTGGATATTGATCGTTTCAAATCCATAAACGATACGTATGGGCATCATGCTGGGGATCAGGTTCTGAAGCATATCGCGAATATTATTAAACTGTCGGTTCGACCGCAGGATGTATGCTCGCGGTTTGGCGGCGAGGAATTTGTTGTGTTATTGCGAAATACGGAGTCAAAAACAGCGTATCAGATTGCCGAGCAGATCCGTGTATCCGTGGAACAAAGTATATTGCCCATTGATCGTTCTGTGACGATTTCGGCTGGCATTGCCGAATATCCGCTGCATTCCACCACAGGGACAGAGTTGTTCCATTTGGCGGACAATGCGTTATATCAAGCCAAGGAAGAAGGGCGCAATCGTACCATTACCATTCAAACAGTCATTAAATGAGTTTCATACATCGTTCTATCGAAAATATATACAAAAGAAGCTAATCCCGCGTAAGAAAGGAATAGCTTCTTTTTATTGTATTTTGTCTAGACCTCTTGTGATCTGGCCAGGACTTCATTCGTATACTGTTCTCCCCAGTCTCGCATGCTGTAAATAATCGGTCGGAGCGTTTCTCCAAATGGCGTAAGCGAATATTCCACCTTGGGCGGAACCTGAGGGTAGATTTCCCTGTGAACAATTCCGCTGCTCTCCAGCTCTCTTAATTGGAGAGTTAACATCCGTTGGGTAATATCGGGAAATAATTTTCTGATCTCATTAAATCTTAACGGACCAGAGAAGAGGTGATATAGAATGGCTCCTTTCCATTTGCCTCCAATGACACTAAGCGTGACTTCAACGGAACAGCCATAAGGCGAAGGACAGACATCATTCGGATTCTTTCTCATTATAGTTGCACCTCCAGTTCGTGGTGGTTATTTTATAGTATCCATTTCAGTACTACATCACATAAATGTACATATCACTTATCTATGAGCATATCACTTCTCCACTGGATTATAAACCCCATGCATCGGCATGAGGTTAAATCAACAAAGAACCCCGGTTTCGTATAGCGAAACATCGAGGTTCTCAGGAATGAAAGGCTCAATTATATTAAATTTTCCAGGGAGTACGCTCCTGCACCCGCAAGTGCGACACCGATCAGCGATCCGAGCATAACCAGATTGTATTCGAATCCTCCGTTCAGATTCCAAAGCCCTTTACCTGCATGAACTTTCGCTATGGCAACAACCATAGGGATAATAAGCAAAATCGCAGCAAAACCAATCCAGAGACCCACGCCAAATAGTAATCCGCCGATCAATTCAACAAGGCCTCCACAGACAGCCATAACTCTCGCAGGCTTCAGACCTACCG includes:
- a CDS encoding winged helix-turn-helix transcriptional regulator; protein product: MRKNPNDVCPSPYGCSVEVTLSVIGGKWKGAILYHLFSGPLRFNEIRKLFPDITQRMLTLQLRELESSGIVHREIYPQVPPKVEYSLTPFGETLRPIIYSMRDWGEQYTNEVLARSQEV
- a CDS encoding DoxX family protein, whose protein sequence is MLDAGLLIIRLVIGFIMMGHACKKLFGWFGGEGISGTANFFGAVGLKPARVMAVCGGLVELIGGLLFGVGLWIGFAAILLIIPMVVAIAKVHAGKGLWNLNGGFEYNLVMLGSLIGVALAGAGAYSLENLI